One part of the Bdellovibrio bacteriovorus genome encodes these proteins:
- a CDS encoding ABC transporter ATP-binding protein, with translation MNDNFMNEDLVKTKVTYPILFKRLWPYARREKGLLFMAIFAVAGGATVARLIPMLVGQAIDKGVVGRDLSIFTKVAYAYLALEIMRSVFSFGNAFLFQLFGNRMLYHLREDLMNHVQRLPMQFFNKTPNGRIVTRLTNDVMSLGELFSEGVISVFTNAVIIASVVIALSLISWKLTVVSLFLAPFFIWATFHLSNKIRAILSEQKKKLSVINAFLAENLNGIKVIQLYNRVTRNRDKFGALSVDYRDTNMRSIKAYALMQPVMNLFNAVTITSALYFGGYLSAENSIAIGSLVAFLMNIQDFIPPLREILEKYQQFQNSLTSAERIFTLMDEPKEHELAALTSPGSLRGELEIKSLNFQYESHLPLVLKNINLHIKAGESVALVGRTGSGKSTFISLLQRFYDAPEQTVFVDGLALESIPREEIRHHVGVVQQDNFIFRGNIRDNIGLGDPRITEEQIRMACEKTGYMALLTRTGRDLLSPVAERGANLSVGERQLIAFARILAFNPDILILDEATANIDSESEHIIQDATKEITKGRTSIIIAHRLSTIEQCDRIIVLNQGEVAEMGSHEELMQAQGMYYQFASLGLKSTLIDASAAGTAVP, from the coding sequence ATGAATGATAACTTTATGAATGAGGACCTGGTAAAAACCAAGGTCACTTACCCGATTCTATTCAAACGCCTGTGGCCTTATGCCCGTCGCGAAAAAGGTCTTTTGTTCATGGCGATCTTTGCTGTCGCCGGCGGCGCGACCGTGGCCCGTTTGATTCCGATGCTCGTAGGACAAGCCATCGACAAAGGTGTCGTGGGTCGCGATCTTTCGATCTTCACCAAAGTGGCTTACGCGTACCTGGCACTTGAAATCATGCGTTCGGTGTTTTCTTTCGGAAATGCCTTTTTATTCCAGTTGTTCGGAAACCGCATGCTGTACCACCTGCGCGAAGATCTGATGAACCACGTGCAAAGACTGCCGATGCAGTTCTTCAACAAAACTCCGAACGGGCGCATTGTCACGCGCCTGACCAATGACGTGATGTCCTTGGGCGAACTGTTTTCAGAAGGTGTGATTTCGGTCTTCACCAACGCGGTGATCATCGCGTCGGTGGTGATTGCGCTCAGCCTGATTTCCTGGAAGCTGACCGTGGTGTCCCTGTTCCTGGCGCCGTTCTTTATCTGGGCCACCTTCCACCTGTCCAATAAAATTCGTGCGATCTTAAGCGAACAAAAAAAGAAACTGTCCGTGATCAACGCCTTCCTGGCTGAAAATCTGAACGGCATCAAGGTCATTCAGCTTTACAACCGTGTGACCCGCAATCGCGACAAGTTCGGCGCACTGTCGGTGGACTATCGCGATACCAATATGCGTTCGATCAAAGCCTATGCCCTGATGCAACCGGTGATGAATCTGTTCAACGCCGTGACCATCACATCGGCTTTGTATTTCGGTGGTTACTTAAGCGCTGAAAACTCGATCGCCATTGGTTCATTGGTGGCGTTTTTGATGAACATCCAGGACTTCATCCCGCCATTGCGAGAGATTTTAGAGAAATACCAGCAGTTCCAAAACTCCCTGACCAGTGCCGAGCGCATCTTCACCCTGATGGATGAACCGAAAGAGCACGAACTGGCCGCTCTGACCAGCCCGGGATCTTTGCGTGGAGAACTGGAAATCAAGAGCCTGAACTTCCAGTACGAAAGCCATCTGCCGCTGGTTTTGAAAAACATCAACCTGCACATTAAAGCCGGAGAATCCGTGGCTTTGGTGGGGCGTACCGGCAGCGGCAAGTCCACGTTCATCTCGCTGTTGCAGCGATTCTATGATGCCCCGGAGCAGACGGTCTTTGTCGATGGTCTTGCCCTGGAAAGCATCCCGCGCGAGGAAATCCGCCACCACGTCGGCGTGGTTCAGCAGGATAACTTCATCTTCCGCGGCAACATCCGCGACAATATTGGCCTGGGCGACCCGCGCATCACAGAAGAACAAATCCGCATGGCCTGTGAAAAAACCGGCTATATGGCTCTATTGACCCGCACAGGCCGCGATCTGCTAAGCCCGGTGGCAGAACGCGGAGCCAACTTGTCGGTCGGCGAACGCCAGCTGATCGCCTTTGCGCGCATTCTGGCCTTCAATCCGGATATTTTAATTCTGGATGAGGCCACCGCCAATATTGATTCTGAAAGTGAACACATCATTCAGGATGCGACCAAAGAGATCACCAAAGGCCGTACCAGCATCATCATTGCCCACCGTCTTTCAACGATTGAACAGTGCGATCGCATTATTGTTCTGAATCAGGGGGAAGTGGCCGAGATGGGCTCGCACGAAGAACTTATGCAAGCCCAGGGCATGTATTATCAGTTCGCGTCTTTAGGTTTGAAATCGACCTTGATCGACGCATCCGCCGCTGGCACCGCAGTTCCATAG
- a CDS encoding ABC transporter ATP-binding protein, producing MIFLLLTNALDSAYPLVMKAAIDQIQAKASLSDIGKTCLIFLAMMTGLAITRYGWRANFGRFHTYAAEHIRQKIFRHITSLGPNFFHKNPVGELMSLLTNDVQSFRQAIGPGLLILADGIIYILMVLPIMMSLNWEWTWKTLVFLPLVPFLIWKVMRLIHLNYKIQQERFSELTGIAQETVGGIRVIKSFAQENNRTQLFNSISAGFEKACNKVARVDSMFIPVMEFGVTSGSVILLFIAKDDLYSGAVTIGTFFAFQRYIQKMVWPMTALGMGFSNFQKGYASFDRIKEVLQTETDIPDNGTVEIEKFETLEFKNVSFCHKTSPVYALKNVSFTLKAGESLGIMGPVGAGKTTLLNLLTRMYPLEEGQILVNGHDISSITQESLRRTFLLVPQEAFLFSDSIADNLSLGLTERADINEIQRMTEIVDLTKEIDSLPHKFDSQLGERGVNLSGGQKQRLTIARGIIMKTPVLILDDSLSAVDTRTEKAIEQELRKSHGSLSRIIVAHRLSSLKSVDRLLILKDGHAEAWGTMEQVQETSPTFQKIVQIQGLGDHHE from the coding sequence ATGATTTTTTTGCTGCTGACGAATGCCCTGGATTCCGCCTATCCACTGGTCATGAAAGCCGCCATCGATCAGATTCAGGCCAAGGCTTCCTTGTCCGACATCGGAAAGACCTGCCTGATCTTTCTGGCCATGATGACCGGACTTGCCATCACCCGTTACGGCTGGCGCGCGAACTTTGGCCGTTTCCACACCTACGCCGCTGAACACATTCGTCAAAAAATCTTCCGCCACATCACCTCTCTGGGACCGAACTTCTTCCACAAAAACCCCGTGGGCGAACTGATGAGTCTTCTGACCAACGATGTGCAGTCGTTCCGTCAGGCCATCGGCCCCGGACTTTTGATTCTGGCCGACGGGATCATCTATATCCTGATGGTGCTGCCGATCATGATGTCCCTGAACTGGGAATGGACCTGGAAAACCCTGGTGTTCCTGCCGCTGGTGCCTTTCCTGATCTGGAAAGTCATGCGATTAATACACTTAAACTATAAAATTCAGCAGGAACGGTTTTCTGAACTGACCGGGATCGCCCAGGAAACCGTGGGCGGGATCCGCGTGATCAAAAGCTTCGCGCAGGAAAACAACCGCACTCAGCTTTTCAACAGTATCAGCGCCGGCTTTGAAAAAGCCTGCAACAAAGTGGCCCGCGTCGATTCGATGTTCATTCCGGTGATGGAGTTCGGCGTGACTTCAGGCAGTGTGATTCTGCTTTTCATCGCCAAGGACGATCTGTACTCGGGTGCAGTCACCATCGGGACCTTCTTTGCCTTCCAGCGCTACATCCAAAAGATGGTATGGCCGATGACGGCTTTGGGCATGGGCTTTTCCAACTTCCAAAAAGGATATGCTTCCTTTGACCGGATCAAAGAGGTTTTGCAAACCGAAACCGACATTCCCGACAACGGCACCGTGGAAATTGAAAAGTTTGAAACGCTGGAATTTAAAAACGTTTCTTTCTGCCATAAAACCAGCCCGGTGTATGCGCTTAAAAATGTGTCCTTCACCCTGAAGGCTGGCGAAAGCCTGGGCATCATGGGGCCGGTGGGGGCTGGCAAAACCACACTGCTGAATCTTTTGACCCGCATGTATCCGCTTGAAGAAGGCCAGATCCTGGTCAACGGCCACGATATCAGCAGCATCACCCAGGAATCTTTGCGCCGCACCTTCCTGCTTGTCCCGCAAGAGGCCTTCTTATTCAGCGACAGCATTGCCGACAATCTGAGCCTGGGCCTGACCGAGCGAGCGGACATCAATGAAATCCAACGCATGACTGAAATCGTCGATCTGACCAAAGAAATTGATTCTTTACCGCACAAGTTTGACTCCCAACTGGGTGAACGCGGTGTGAATCTATCCGGAGGCCAGAAACAACGTCTGACCATCGCCCGCGGAATTATCATGAAAACTCCGGTGCTGATTCTGGATGACTCACTCAGTGCCGTCGACACCCGCACTGAAAAAGCAATTGAGCAGGAACTGCGTAAAAGCCATGGCAGTCTCAGCCGCATTATTGTGGCTCACCGCCTGTCCTCCCTGAAGTCCGTGGACCGTCTGCTGATTTTAAAAGACGGCCATGCGGAAGCCTGGGGCACGATGGAGCAGGTTCAGGAAACCAGCCCGACCTTCCAGAAAATTGTGCAGATTCAAGGATTGGGGGATCACCATGAATGA
- a CDS encoding helix-turn-helix domain-containing protein, whose amino-acid sequence MSQIDQFLNALKRSLKAKNILYKDLAKALDLSESSVKRILSSKSLSLDRLEEICRIADLSFSEVVKSANLEEANQPMILSDEQEKALAENARLLHFYMMLQEGKTPQKIEKEYQIPGSEAKKYLFQLDRLNLIELHPRDKVKLKRQGFLRFRRDGPVGKALFEQTKSNYLNYDFRPEDYIRFTLIKVSAPTLAKYKAKLERLMMDMQEESRYEVEHNVSVIDSGVLMAFRPWQYSYMGALKKKE is encoded by the coding sequence ATGTCACAGATTGACCAGTTTTTGAATGCCTTAAAACGATCCTTAAAAGCGAAGAATATTCTTTATAAGGATCTCGCCAAAGCTTTGGATTTGAGCGAATCCAGTGTGAAGCGCATTCTATCCAGCAAAAGTTTAAGTCTGGATCGTCTGGAGGAAATCTGTCGGATCGCCGACCTCAGTTTTTCCGAGGTGGTGAAATCCGCGAATCTGGAAGAAGCCAATCAGCCGATGATTCTGTCGGACGAACAGGAAAAGGCCCTGGCTGAAAACGCGCGCCTGCTGCATTTCTATATGATGCTTCAGGAAGGCAAAACCCCGCAGAAAATTGAAAAGGAATATCAGATCCCGGGTTCCGAGGCGAAAAAATATTTATTCCAGTTGGATCGTCTGAACCTGATTGAACTGCACCCCCGCGACAAGGTGAAGCTGAAGCGTCAGGGCTTTCTGCGTTTCCGTCGTGACGGGCCGGTGGGGAAAGCGTTGTTTGAGCAAACCAAGTCGAATTATTTGAATTATGATTTTCGTCCCGAGGATTACATCCGCTTTACGTTGATCAAAGTCAGCGCGCCCACTCTGGCCAAGTACAAGGCCAAACTGGAACGTCTGATGATGGATATGCAAGAAGAGTCACGCTACGAGGTGGAACATAACGTTTCTGTCATCGATTCCGGCGTGTTGATGGCATTCCGTCCTTGGCAGTATTCCTATATGGGTGCACTGAAGAAGAAAGAATAG
- a CDS encoding ferritin-like domain-containing protein, with protein sequence MKNFTESIQYLISLVTEDPHLESAWLSTLAHMEHLASQQVLGNVSASTPLHFVNEIQEHAADEARHRDIILSLRPYPLAKDGRYEDLRHRLRAVAESFVLGFFANPVLLQAQSRFAAYVHGAITIEQFPFQIYSAYIDGTGSPRIREGMQEVLADEVGHIQLGKKFLATLPEAERLSLQELQIIEKEMCLLMVQRMTVLVQEFQNHEMPTEPAVRASQKLVRVLADRPYAQVAWVHALGHSELMASLHMQKIFISRNLPMPDLMPEHVSDELRHARLLQRSVVMERRKWLSVPGYRQLERRLCHELERYLNRYFSLMMREIPEPEQLYLYGAWGLEMRVFRHYTDIMRGTDHVGVAQTISVILQDEAEHTRMVHEEIGDRDFMNVQLLKWVRQTEDVVFEHTASRVLSLIEVQDQMSEFAPLYQRAFPVRNLVRHPETEMELR encoded by the coding sequence ATGAAAAACTTCACTGAATCCATTCAATATCTCATTTCACTGGTGACGGAAGATCCGCATCTGGAATCCGCGTGGCTTAGCACCCTGGCGCACATGGAGCACTTGGCTTCGCAGCAGGTGCTGGGAAATGTCTCAGCCTCGACGCCCTTGCATTTTGTGAATGAAATTCAAGAGCATGCGGCAGATGAAGCCCGTCATCGTGATATCATTTTATCTCTGCGACCTTATCCGCTGGCCAAAGACGGGCGTTATGAAGATTTGCGCCATCGGCTGCGGGCGGTGGCGGAAAGTTTTGTTCTTGGATTTTTTGCCAATCCGGTTTTGCTGCAGGCGCAGTCCCGCTTTGCCGCTTACGTTCATGGCGCGATCACCATTGAACAGTTTCCCTTTCAAATTTATTCCGCCTATATCGACGGCACCGGCAGCCCGCGGATTCGCGAAGGCATGCAAGAGGTTTTGGCTGACGAAGTCGGGCACATCCAACTGGGTAAAAAGTTTTTGGCCACTTTGCCCGAAGCCGAACGCCTGTCTTTGCAGGAACTGCAGATCATTGAAAAGGAAATGTGCCTGCTGATGGTCCAACGCATGACCGTGCTGGTGCAGGAGTTTCAGAATCATGAAATGCCGACAGAACCTGCCGTTCGCGCCAGTCAAAAGCTGGTTCGGGTCCTGGCGGACCGTCCTTATGCTCAGGTGGCGTGGGTGCATGCTCTGGGACACAGCGAGCTGATGGCTTCTTTGCACATGCAAAAGATTTTTATTTCGCGCAATCTGCCCATGCCGGACCTGATGCCTGAACATGTCAGCGATGAATTGCGCCATGCCCGCCTGCTGCAAAGAAGTGTTGTGATGGAAAGACGCAAATGGCTGTCAGTACCCGGTTATCGCCAGTTGGAGCGTCGCTTGTGTCATGAGCTTGAACGCTATCTGAACCGCTATTTCAGTTTGATGATGCGGGAAATCCCGGAACCCGAACAACTGTATCTTTATGGGGCCTGGGGTTTGGAAATGCGGGTGTTCCGTCACTACACGGATATCATGCGCGGGACTGACCATGTCGGGGTGGCCCAGACGATTTCCGTCATTTTGCAGGACGAAGCTGAACACACGCGCATGGTGCATGAAGAGATCGGCGATCGCGACTTTATGAATGTGCAGCTTTTGAAATGGGTTCGTCAGACCGAGGATGTGGTTTTCGAACACACTGCCAGCCGCGTGCTGTCCCTGATTGAAGTCCAGGATCAGATGTCTGAATTTGCTCCGCTGTATCAGCGCGCCTTTCCGGTGCGCAATTTGGTTCGGCACCCCGAGACGGAAATGGAGTTGCGATAA
- a CDS encoding acyltransferase domain-containing protein, with protein sequence MATAFLFPGLNALLRKSDRHRFLHLPEVQACFRRAEAIIQERFGYRFSFREFLELPAEDIYSLKNISLAAVAICCIQTGVARRLRDQSGDPDWVMGCSLGDLARAVFAGTYTFEDAVYNHIHFTRSIEGIDKIGRNIAVLAPKTAPFSVEDYAWFEQNNVDVSCLTPRFLNIGGRYADLDEVERHAKNKGWNVMRILDYPVHSRYILPYVQAVENDFASVHTEHPRVPIFSSLSAQPLNDPQQIKQEFLLSITKPIHWSRAVQKLVQDHHIDCFVNIGPCRSLTGLMREIPVQAVMVEAADLIAGAMPDRELAGV encoded by the coding sequence ATGGCGACGGCTTTTCTTTTTCCCGGCCTGAATGCTTTGCTGCGAAAATCAGATCGTCATCGCTTTTTGCATCTGCCCGAAGTGCAGGCCTGTTTTCGTCGGGCCGAGGCCATCATTCAGGAACGTTTTGGTTATCGTTTCAGCTTCAGGGAGTTTCTTGAGCTTCCAGCCGAGGATATTTATTCTTTGAAAAATATCAGCCTGGCAGCCGTGGCGATCTGCTGCATTCAGACCGGCGTGGCCCGGCGTTTACGCGATCAAAGCGGCGACCCGGACTGGGTCATGGGATGTTCCTTGGGGGATCTGGCCCGTGCGGTGTTTGCGGGGACTTACACCTTTGAGGATGCTGTTTATAATCACATCCATTTCACCCGCAGTATCGAGGGGATTGACAAGATCGGCCGCAATATTGCGGTGCTGGCCCCCAAAACGGCGCCTTTTTCCGTCGAGGATTATGCGTGGTTTGAACAAAACAACGTGGACGTGTCCTGCCTGACCCCGAGATTTTTGAATATTGGCGGCCGCTATGCAGACCTGGATGAAGTCGAAAGACACGCCAAAAACAAAGGTTGGAACGTGATGCGTATTTTGGATTACCCCGTGCATTCACGTTATATTCTTCCCTATGTGCAGGCGGTGGAAAATGACTTCGCAAGTGTGCACACGGAACATCCGCGGGTGCCGATATTCTCAAGCTTGAGTGCTCAGCCCCTGAATGATCCCCAACAAATCAAACAGGAGTTTCTTCTGAGTATCACGAAACCCATTCACTGGAGCCGGGCCGTGCAGAAGCTGGTGCAGGATCATCACATTGACTGCTTCGTGAATATCGGTCCGTGTCGCAGTTTGACGGGGCTGATGCGGGAAATTCCGGTGCAGGCGGTGATGGTCGAGGCTGCGGATCTGATTGCCGGTGCGATGCCGGATAGGGAGCTGGCAGGTGTTTAG
- a CDS encoding murein L,D-transpeptidase catalytic domain family protein — protein sequence MFNRRAANGRFLFDVLLEQSVPREPLDLIFRMFDYNEGRIPNTDYAVLVDYSRPSTEKRLHLLDLRTGMVQKFHVAHGIRSGILETRSFSNLPDSWKSSLGFYFAKGTYNSPKNGLSLYLDGIDRSNNNSRLRQIVLHGASYVSEEFIARNRRLGWSEGCFAVGLEYVQYLINLLQNGSILFSYHKDLIGYSRRYPSEQSLMGDELLPPGVNTRRNPGEGGGVD from the coding sequence ATGTTCAATCGCAGAGCAGCCAACGGTCGTTTTCTGTTTGATGTCCTGTTGGAACAATCCGTTCCCCGTGAACCACTGGATCTGATCTTCCGTATGTTTGACTATAATGAAGGCCGTATTCCCAATACTGATTATGCGGTGTTGGTGGACTATTCCCGTCCCAGCACGGAAAAACGCCTGCATCTGCTGGATCTGCGCACGGGGATGGTGCAGAAATTCCATGTCGCTCATGGTATTCGTTCGGGGATTCTGGAAACACGAAGCTTTTCCAATCTGCCGGACTCCTGGAAGAGCTCTTTGGGGTTTTATTTCGCCAAAGGAACTTACAACAGTCCCAAGAACGGCTTGTCACTGTATCTGGACGGTATAGATCGTTCGAATAATAATTCGCGCTTGCGCCAGATTGTTTTGCACGGGGCCAGTTATGTCAGTGAGGAATTCATCGCCCGCAACCGGCGCCTGGGCTGGAGCGAGGGTTGTTTTGCCGTAGGGTTAGAGTATGTGCAGTACCTGATCAATCTTTTGCAGAACGGAAGCATTTTGTTTTCCTATCACAAGGACCTGATTGGGTATTCCCGCCGTTACCCTTCGGAGCAGTCTTTGATGGGGGACGAGCTGTTGCCTCCGGGAGTGAACACACGACGCAACCCCGGCGAAGGTGGGGGCGTGGATTAA
- a CDS encoding cache domain-containing protein, with protein MWNKLWKTRSYRYKTLALLIGAMIPLWAIVLFYVLPLVRENMYEDRRVAIRATVDIATKVLEFYHDQYQQKILTEDEAKKQALAAVAKLRYSGNEYFWINDLHPTMLMHPIKPELNGKDLSGFKDPNGFHLFVAFAEKGKTAEGEGFVPYLWPKPGSPNPEPKISFVRNFKPWQWIVGSGVYVDDVETAIGNFRNKVLIGFTLAFAVAFALFFVFASRLMNFLARTVNDTNDASQQVLEASNMLSSAGQNVAQGAVESAARIEETMGSIKNLNDIVQANQERARAAADLARSSESGASQGAMEVKKLIESINVMSKISGEITSAMDIIDDIAFQTNLLALNAAVEAARAGEQGKGFAVVAEAVRSLALKSAQAAKEVKSVITSSVTQTQVSLELAERSDRVLDGIVSSVQKVNVLNQEISETTTHQSEGIRAIHEAMGSLERQTQAFSAAAEETAATSEEMSAQANTLQHMVHSMATEVIGKAS; from the coding sequence ATGTGGAATAAACTCTGGAAGACTCGCAGTTATCGCTACAAGACGCTGGCACTGCTTATCGGCGCGATGATTCCCCTGTGGGCGATTGTTCTTTTCTATGTGCTTCCGCTGGTGCGTGAGAACATGTACGAAGACCGCCGCGTGGCGATTCGCGCCACAGTCGATATCGCCACCAAAGTGCTGGAATTTTATCACGATCAGTATCAGCAAAAAATTCTGACAGAAGATGAAGCCAAGAAGCAGGCGCTGGCAGCGGTGGCAAAACTTCGCTACAGCGGTAACGAGTACTTCTGGATCAACGATCTTCATCCGACCATGCTTATGCATCCGATCAAACCGGAATTGAACGGCAAGGACCTTTCAGGTTTTAAAGACCCCAATGGTTTCCATTTGTTCGTGGCCTTTGCTGAAAAAGGAAAGACTGCGGAAGGTGAGGGTTTTGTTCCTTATCTGTGGCCGAAGCCGGGGTCTCCGAATCCGGAACCCAAGATCAGCTTCGTTCGCAATTTCAAACCGTGGCAATGGATCGTGGGCAGTGGCGTTTACGTCGATGACGTGGAAACGGCCATCGGAAACTTCCGAAATAAAGTTCTGATTGGCTTCACCCTTGCCTTTGCTGTGGCGTTTGCCTTGTTCTTTGTCTTTGCCAGCCGTTTGATGAACTTCCTGGCGCGCACGGTGAATGATACCAACGATGCCAGCCAACAAGTGCTGGAGGCGTCCAATATGCTTTCCAGCGCAGGACAAAACGTCGCGCAAGGGGCGGTGGAGTCTGCAGCGCGTATCGAAGAGACCATGGGTTCAATCAAAAATCTGAATGATATTGTTCAGGCCAATCAGGAAAGAGCCCGTGCGGCGGCCGATCTGGCAAGAAGCTCTGAAAGCGGAGCTTCCCAAGGGGCTATGGAAGTGAAAAAACTGATTGAATCCATCAACGTCATGTCCAAGATTTCCGGTGAAATCACCTCGGCGATGGACATCATTGATGATATCGCTTTCCAGACGAATCTGCTGGCGCTGAATGCGGCGGTCGAGGCGGCCCGGGCCGGAGAGCAGGGGAAAGGTTTTGCCGTCGTGGCAGAAGCCGTGCGCAGTCTGGCGCTGAAGTCGGCGCAAGCCGCAAAAGAAGTAAAATCCGTTATCACCAGCAGTGTGACGCAAACCCAAGTGTCCTTGGAGCTTGCAGAACGCAGTGACCGCGTGCTTGATGGCATTGTCAGCTCGGTGCAAAAAGTGAATGTGTTGAATCAGGAAATTTCAGAAACCACCACGCATCAGTCTGAAGGCATCCGTGCCATTCACGAAGCTATGGGTTCTTTGGAGCGCCAGACGCAAGCCTTCTCGGCGGCGGCAGAGGAAACAGCAGCCACCTCCGAGGAAATGTCCGCTCAGGCCAACACGCTTCAGCACATGGTGCACAGTATGGCTACAGAAGTGATCGGTAAGGCCTCTTAG
- a CDS encoding HvfC/BufC N-terminal domain-containing protein — MKLSELQSLFKRNILAPEADPQHLAYLKPAGKLSLEQAFQIYHRTYVARLTEALRTTYPAVAWVLGDNFFNELCRKYIEAQPSVAYNLADYGEAFSGFIQETSTAKGIPFLPDLAKFEWIHKEVQHAATPEPLPVETIQELLNSDDVKMHMIDAMEIFESEYAVYDIWEHRFEPAYMFEGVNWNTPQSLMIHKKQKKVLVQELQPVEAQILRALASGRTVAEALTPHANSLSPERIAQLFEMMMKAGIIEDVMSVEAY; from the coding sequence ATGAAACTGAGCGAACTACAGAGTCTGTTTAAAAGAAACATCCTGGCTCCCGAAGCAGATCCGCAGCATCTGGCGTATCTGAAACCCGCCGGAAAGCTCAGCCTTGAGCAGGCCTTTCAGATCTATCACCGCACCTATGTGGCACGTCTGACTGAGGCTTTGCGCACGACCTATCCGGCCGTGGCCTGGGTCCTGGGTGACAACTTCTTCAATGAGCTGTGCCGAAAGTACATCGAAGCCCAGCCGTCCGTGGCCTATAATCTGGCGGACTATGGCGAAGCTTTTTCCGGGTTCATTCAGGAAACCTCCACCGCCAAAGGCATTCCTTTCTTGCCGGACCTGGCAAAATTTGAATGGATCCATAAAGAAGTGCAACACGCGGCAACCCCGGAGCCGCTGCCGGTTGAAACTATTCAGGAACTGCTGAATTCGGATGATGTGAAGATGCACATGATTGATGCGATGGAGATTTTTGAAAGCGAGTATGCGGTCTATGATATCTGGGAGCATCGCTTCGAACCGGCTTATATGTTTGAGGGTGTGAACTGGAACACCCCCCAAAGTCTTATGATTCACAAGAAACAAAAAAAGGTGCTGGTGCAGGAACTGCAACCCGTGGAGGCGCAGATTCTGCGCGCTCTGGCCAGCGGGCGCACGGTCGCTGAAGCCCTGACCCCGCATGCAAATTCATTAAGCCCTGAAAGAATCGCCCAGCTTTTTGAAATGATGATGAAAGCCGGGATCATTGAGGATGTGATGTCGGTAGAGGCCTACTAA
- the bufB gene encoding MNIO family bufferin maturase — protein MQNSSFSHKVGMGLRAPHFSYLEQRPSTEVAWFEAQTETYIHTHGRSLEMLQTIRQDYPVALHGISMNIGAPEGIRVDYLQGLRELIERVEPFIVSDHMSWNSISGQNFHNLLPIPFTEDSLQTLVNNIDFVQNFLRRALVLENISTYISYHHSHMNEWDFISEVSKRSGCALLLDVNNIYVNSRNHGFDPKYFINHIPLDRVAQIHLSGPSDYGDFLYDTHSQEIPAQVWDLFKMLAPQVRHLPVLIERDDDIPDFRELEVEVMKAAYILENSYETERTTESV, from the coding sequence ATGCAAAATTCCAGCTTCTCCCACAAGGTGGGCATGGGCCTGCGGGCCCCGCATTTTTCTTATCTTGAACAGCGCCCCTCCACCGAGGTGGCGTGGTTCGAGGCGCAGACTGAAACCTACATTCATACCCACGGACGCTCGCTGGAGATGCTGCAAACCATCCGCCAGGACTATCCCGTCGCTCTGCATGGGATTTCCATGAACATCGGTGCGCCCGAGGGCATTCGCGTGGATTACCTGCAGGGACTGCGCGAACTGATTGAACGTGTGGAACCATTCATTGTTTCAGATCACATGTCATGGAATTCGATCTCAGGTCAGAATTTTCACAACCTGCTGCCAATACCTTTTACGGAAGACAGCCTGCAGACACTGGTGAACAACATCGATTTTGTGCAGAACTTCCTGCGCCGGGCATTGGTGCTTGAAAATATTTCGACTTATATCAGCTATCATCACAGCCACATGAATGAATGGGACTTTATCTCGGAAGTCAGCAAGCGTTCCGGCTGCGCGCTGTTACTTGATGTGAACAACATCTATGTGAACTCCCGCAATCACGGCTTTGACCCAAAATACTTTATCAACCACATTCCACTGGACCGTGTGGCGCAAATTCACCTGTCCGGCCCGAGCGATTATGGTGACTTCCTGTATGACACTCACTCTCAGGAAATTCCGGCGCAAGTTTGGGATCTGTTTAAAATGCTGGCGCCCCAGGTTCGTCACCTGCCGGTACTGATTGAACGGGACGATGACATACCGGATTTCCGTGAACTCGAAGTTGAAGTGATGAAGGCCGCTTACATTCTGGAGAATTCCTATGAAACTGAGCGAACTACAGAGTCTGTTTAA